The genome window CTGATGCAAAACTTAAGCCCGGTTGTAGTAGTAGAGCAAAGACCTATCGGGGGCAATTCTCGCTCAACAGTTGGCACCTATATGGATATAAATCCATTAATTAGACTTTTGTTTTCAAGAATAGGAAAACCATCAATAGGTTCTGCACACGAATTTTCAAGCCAAAGTTCCTTTGGCAGATGCCCAGAATGTAGTGGATTTGGGGAGGTCATTGCGCCAGACCAAAATAAGATAATTGATTTCGATAAGTCACTTCGAGATTATGCAGTGAAATTTAAGCCATTATCACCTTCAGGTTGGCAAGGCAGATGGATGATGACCTGCGGATTATTCAATCCGGATAAAACAATAAGGGACTACTCAGAAGAAAAACGTAATCTGCTATTATATGGTCCCCCAAAAGGTAAAAAAGTCAATGCACCGTTTCACACAAAAAACGGACCTCAAAGACATGATTGGGATGGGTTATTGCCCAGATTTACACGCCTTTATATCAATAGAGATATCTCAAAACTAAAAGAAGTAAGCCAAGATGACGTCTTAGCCGTATCAACTCAATTCTTATGCCCAACTTGCCAAGGTTCAGGCCTAAACCCAAAGGTATTAGAATGTAGAATAAATAGTTTAAATATCGCAGAATATGACCAATTAGAGCTTACAGAACTACTGGAAGAACTAAAGAGGATAAAAGATCCTATGGGAAAATCTATCGCACTACAAACAATTCCACATATCATTCAACTAGTTGAAATGGGATTAGGATATTTGAGTTTATCAAGAAAAATGGGAACCTTATCCGGTGGAGAAGCTCAAAGGGTAAAAATCGCTCGTCATTTAAGGAGCAGCCTAAACAACATCACATACATTTTCGACGAACCGAGTGCGGGACTCCATCCGGAAGAAGTGGATATGTTAATACAGATGCTAAAAAGTATAAAATCCCAACATAATACCGTTATCGTTATTGAACACGATCTGTCTGTAATAAAAGCAGCGGATGAAATCATAGAGTTGGGGCCAGGAGCAGGTGTAAATGGAGGAGAAGTTATCTATCAAGGGAAATTAGAAGGGCTAAATAAATCTAAAGCCGCAACAAACCTAAACCACAAGCTATTGATAAACAAAAATCCAAGAAATATAGAAAGTTATTTTACAATAAAAAGTGCAATTAACAATAACTTAAAAAATATAAGCGTAAATATTCCTAAAAACGTCTTAGTCTCTATATGCGGAGTATCTGGTTCAGGTAAAAGCTCCTTAATGTTGGAAGCATTCACTAAAAAGTATCCAGAAACCATAAAGGTTGGACAGAGTAGTATAGGAATCTCGAACCGTTCGACACTAGCCACATATATGGGAATAATGGATGACATTCGCTCAATATTTTCGAAAGAAACAGGACAACCAGCGGGATTATTCAGCTTTAACTCCTTAGGAGCATGTCCTATTTGCAAAGGAAAAGGAGTCACAACGCCAGACGTAGCATTCGCAGATCCAGTGACTCTTCGCTGTGAAGCATGTAATGGAACGAGATATTCAGACGAAACACTATTATATCGATATCGGGATAAAAATATAGTTGAGATTTTAAATTTAACAATAGAAGAGGCTATGAACTATTTTAAAGAACATAAAATCATAAAAAGAGTGAATACGCTTAAAGACGTAGGATTAGGATATTTAACCTTAGGACAGACGACAAGTTCTCTAAGCGGAGGAGAAGTCCAACGCCTTAAACTTGCTAGCCACATACAGAAAGAGGGACAAATCTACCTATTAGACGAACCATCCTTAGGACTGCACAAAAAGGATAACGGAATACTCTTAGAAGTATTTCAAAATCTTGTAAACAGAGGTAATTCCGTTATAATAATCGAACACAATCTAGACTTTATAGCAGCGAGTGACTGGGTAATAGAGTTAGGTCCAGGAGGAGGAAAAAAAGGCGGACATATTCTATTTGAAGGCACACCAGAAGAAATGTTAAATGCAGAAACATTGACAGCAAAATGGTTAAAGGATGGTGTTACAGAACATCTTACTTAAAAATATGGATTTATTAATTGAACTTGCCTCATTTATCGAATTGGGGCATTCATTGTTAATGAAAGATAAATTGCTGGTGTTATAATTCTCATATTTTTGCTCATAGAAATTTTTACTTGGCGGCATGATGTAATTTATCATCGCCAATTCTTTGAACCAGTGCATTGTGTAAACATTTAGTATTGAGAAGACTACTTCCTAAGGAGGTAGTCTTTTTAGTTGTGAAAGGTGAACGCAAATATAAGAATACCACAGAGGTAAATATTCAAAATTACAAAGTTTTATTAGGTGGTTTTACTGATTATTGCCATGAAATGAGATTCTAAATGTTGAGGAGATTAAGAGTAACCACGTTAAAAGTTATTTAATGCATTGCCAAAGTCAAGGGAATCCTGTATATATTTGATGCCATATAATACAACAATAGAAAATGTCGTAATTTAGTGTTCACATATATTTTTTAATACTAATAAATATATGGGGAAACCTATGGCTGAATTCACCGAAAGAAAAATGATATCTCCTCCTTAAATTGACGTGGTGGATTTCATTTATTGCAGGCATTATCTCCTTCACCATCTATATTAGGTGCTGTTGGCGTCGTTTTTATTGGATTGTTAATGGTTCATTATCGATACTATTTTTAAACCTCGAGTATACGAGCATACTTTGAATACGCTTATTGTTAATTCTTTTTGAATTGTATTCGAAAAGGGTTAAACACTTTATTAAATCTTATCCATATTTAACATATTTAGAAACGGAGGATTTCACATGGCTGAACAGTTGGAAGTAATCCTAAGGAGTATTGGCTCCTTCTGCATATTATTGATAGGGGCCAAAATTTTAGGAAAACAAACCATATCAAAAATGACAATTTTCGATTTTGTCGCTTCCATTTCACTTGGTTCAATTGCTGCTAATCTTGCTTTTAATACTTCATTAAAATTTCATAACGTGCTCATATCATTCGCCATTATGATTGCGATTCTTTTTGTAGCGGCTTATATGTCGATGAAGGGAATTAAAACTCGTAGGTTTTTGGCAGGCAATCCCACCGTTGTGATTGAAAACGGAAAAATATTAGAGGGCAATATGAAAAAAATGCGGTACACACTGGATTATCTCAATCAACAGTTAAGAGAAAAGGACATATTTGAAATCAGTGAAGTTCTTTTTGCGGTTTTGGAAACAAATGGAACGTTATCCGTTCAAAAAAAACCGAATTTCCGCCATGTGACAAAACAGGATATAGGGATATTTACTGCACCAGAATCGAAGCTTCCTATTGAATTGATTATGGACGGGCATATTGTTGAAAGTAATTTAAAAGAGAACAATCTGAATCATAAGTGGTTACAAGTTGAAATTCAAAAACGAGGATTATCCATTAATGACGTTTTTTACGCAGTTCTTGGAACAAATGGGGCAGTTTACATTGATACATACAAAGACCATATCGAATCCCCAGTTGATAAGGAATGAGTTTAAGGACAATAACTTCTGGGGAAATATGTTTCATTTTAAGAAGATAAGAGTGATTTTAAGTATTATGTGTTAGTTAACTTTGCATTGTACCTGGACTGCTTGGAAAATAAATAACTTAAAATACTACAAAAGACTTACGAGTTTGATCAGATGTTTATGATAAATTTGTATTGGCAGCTAGCAATATATCACTGTATGCAAAGAACGTTTGTGGAAGGTAGACTTCTGAGGGGAATAGACGATATTAGTTCTTGTTACTATATTGTAAAATAGATTATCAGTTTTTGTTTGGTAAATATATTGCAATGTTTATCAAACAAATGTAGAACTATTCATATATTATTAATATTTACATAAATATGATTAATTCAATAATATTCTGATTGTGAAAAGGGGAAGTAAAATGAAAAAAAGGTCATTCTTGTTTTTCGTGATTATTTCTACATTCCTGTTGATACTATCAGCTTGTGGAACTAGCAGCAGTAAAGACGCAACATCAACAGAGGGAGAAGAATCGTCTGAAAAAAACTCTCTACGAATTGTGACAAATGCAGCTTATGCACCATTTGAGTATTTTGATGGAGATAAAATTGTTGGTTTTGATGTTGATTTAATCAATGCACTAGCTGAAGAAACAGGATATGAAGTGGAGATTGAACATGTTGGTTGGGATCCTATTTTTGTAGAAATAGAGTCTAATAGAGCTGACTTATCTATTGGTGCGATTACTATTAATGATGAAAGAAAACAAACCTTTGATTTTTCACACCCATACTTCTTATCTACAAATAAAATCTTGGTTCCAGAAGATAGCGCAATTCAATCAGGAGAAGAATTAAAAGGTCATATTGTCGCTGTTCAAACAGGTACAACTGGATCTGAAGCAGTTGAAAAATTGCTTGGTAAAAACCATAAAGATATCAAAAAGTTTGAGGATAATAATATTGCAATTCAAGAATTGCTTCAGGGTGGAGCAGCAGCGGTAGTTGCGGATAACACGGTTGTTGAGGAGTACGTCAAAAACAATTCGGATCAAAAGCTAAAAGTTGTAGAAGATAGCAGTAGTTTTGAACAGGAATTCTATGGTTTTATGTTTCCGAAAGGTAGCAAATTAAAAGCGGAGTTCGACCAAGCTCTTAATACTCTTTATGATAATGGTACTTATGTTGAAATCTATGAAAAATGGTTTGGAGTAGAGCCGAATCTTGAAACGTTAAAAGAACAGCAGTAGGCAAAAATTGCGTAACTTATGGTACATAAAGTTACGCAATTTTTAAATCTGTGGGAGATGAAGAAATAAATACTACAAATCGTTCATAAGGAAGGAGGGTCTCAATGACCTTTCGTTGGGATATTATTATTGAATACTTACCATATCTATTGCAAGGTACATTGCTCACAATTGGCCTTTCTTTAGGATCTATCATCCTTGGATCAGTGTTAGGATTGTTTATAGGACTAGGCCGTATTATTAGTAACAAGATATTATCCTCTCTGTTTTATTGTTATATTACAATATTTCGTGGAACACCGTTATTGGTTCAAATTTTCCTAATCCATTTTGGAGTAGTTCCATTATTTGCGGGGGAAACAAATGCAGTTATTGCGGGAGTAATTGCCTTATCCTTAAATGCAGCAGCATATATTGCAGAAATCTTTCGTGCAGGTATTCAGTCAATTGATAGAGGACAAATGGAAGGGGCACGATCACTTGGCATGACCCATTCTCAAGCAATGCGTTATATCATTTTACCGCAAGCTTTTAAACGAATGGTCCCGCCTCTTGGAAATGAGTTTATTGTTTTATTGAAGGATTCATCATTACTCTCAGTTATTGCTGCCCCCGAATTAATGTATTGGGGAAGAGCAATGGGCGGCCAATATTTTAAAGTATGGGAGCCGTATTTAGCGAGTGCATTCATTTATTTAGTGCTCACGATTACCTTAAGTTCCCTACTTAATCTGCTTGAAAGAAGGCTGAAGACAGTATGATTAAAGTTGAGAATTTAAAAAAGTCGTTTGGACATAATGTAGTGTTAAAGGATATTAATGTAAAAGTTAAACCGCAAGAGGTTGTGGTAGTAATCGGACCATCAGGATCAGGGAAATCAACATTTTTAAGATGTATCAATCAACTAGAGACAATCACATCCGGTAATATTTACATTGAAGGTGTAGACACGACTGATAAAAAAGTGGATATTAATAAAGTTCGCATAGAAGTAGGGATGGTATTCCAGCACTTTAACCTTTTTCCGCATAAAACGGTCCTCGAAAATATCATGCTTGCTCCGCTAAAAGTTAGGAGGGTTTCAAAGGACCAAGCGGCACAAAATGCCCGAGAGCTTTTGAAGAAGGTAGGGCTTGCTGAAAAAGAGAATGCTTATCCAGATTCACTTTCAGGTGGACAAAAACAACGGGTCGCGATTGCAAGAGCGCTAGCAATGCAGCCGAAAATCATGCTTTTCGATGAACCTACATCAGCATTGGATCCAGAAATGGTCGGTGAAGTTTTAGAGGTTATGAAACAGCTTGCAATGGAAGGAATGACAATGGTTGTTGTCACACATGAAATGGGGTTTGCAAAAGAAGTGGGCGACAGAGTTATTTTTATGGATGAAGGTCTCATCGTCGAAGAAAACATTCCAAAAGAGCTGTTTAAAAACCCACAGCAAGAGCGGACGAAGTCGTTTTTAAGTAAAGTTTTGTGATTGAATATCCTAATTGTAAAGCACCAGTCGCTAGGGCTGGTGCTTTACATCTTAACCGGTTAGAACATGGATTGGTGCGCAGTTTTCTGTATTGAAATAATAGAATTCAATGAGAAAATACTATCTCACATCAGATCTGTTCCAGGTGAGCTTTGAGGAATAGTTTTCATTGCTTTTACAAGTGCTAAAATTTACTGGGTATCCAGATGATTTTCAAAGCACATTATCATATATTTTATTAATTTTTTCATCAAGCAGATCCATGTGTACAATTCGTGCTTCACGTACATACTCTTTTCCTTTAACAAAAAGCAATAATACAGGAACGGTAAAAATAGAATAACGACCAGCGA of Oceanobacillus zhaokaii contains these proteins:
- a CDS encoding ATP-binding cassette domain-containing protein — its product is MSEIKDEIILRGLKENNLKNVDLNIPKEKIIVFTGLSGSGKSSVVFDTLATESRRQMTLNYPHYVRYQMPRYERPHADLMQNLSPVVVVEQRPIGGNSRSTVGTYMDINPLIRLLFSRIGKPSIGSAHEFSSQSSFGRCPECSGFGEVIAPDQNKIIDFDKSLRDYAVKFKPLSPSGWQGRWMMTCGLFNPDKTIRDYSEEKRNLLLYGPPKGKKVNAPFHTKNGPQRHDWDGLLPRFTRLYINRDISKLKEVSQDDVLAVSTQFLCPTCQGSGLNPKVLECRINSLNIAEYDQLELTELLEELKRIKDPMGKSIALQTIPHIIQLVEMGLGYLSLSRKMGTLSGGEAQRVKIARHLRSSLNNITYIFDEPSAGLHPEEVDMLIQMLKSIKSQHNTVIVIEHDLSVIKAADEIIELGPGAGVNGGEVIYQGKLEGLNKSKAATNLNHKLLINKNPRNIESYFTIKSAINNNLKNISVNIPKNVLVSICGVSGSGKSSLMLEAFTKKYPETIKVGQSSIGISNRSTLATYMGIMDDIRSIFSKETGQPAGLFSFNSLGACPICKGKGVTTPDVAFADPVTLRCEACNGTRYSDETLLYRYRDKNIVEILNLTIEEAMNYFKEHKIIKRVNTLKDVGLGYLTLGQTTSSLSGGEVQRLKLASHIQKEGQIYLLDEPSLGLHKKDNGILLEVFQNLVNRGNSVIIIEHNLDFIAASDWVIELGPGGGKKGGHILFEGTPEEMLNAETLTAKWLKDGVTEHLT
- a CDS encoding DUF421 domain-containing protein; translated protein: MAEQLEVILRSIGSFCILLIGAKILGKQTISKMTIFDFVASISLGSIAANLAFNTSLKFHNVLISFAIMIAILFVAAYMSMKGIKTRRFLAGNPTVVIENGKILEGNMKKMRYTLDYLNQQLREKDIFEISEVLFAVLETNGTLSVQKKPNFRHVTKQDIGIFTAPESKLPIELIMDGHIVESNLKENNLNHKWLQVEIQKRGLSINDVFYAVLGTNGAVYIDTYKDHIESPVDKE
- a CDS encoding basic amino acid ABC transporter substrate-binding protein is translated as MKKRSFLFFVIISTFLLILSACGTSSSKDATSTEGEESSEKNSLRIVTNAAYAPFEYFDGDKIVGFDVDLINALAEETGYEVEIEHVGWDPIFVEIESNRADLSIGAITINDERKQTFDFSHPYFLSTNKILVPEDSAIQSGEELKGHIVAVQTGTTGSEAVEKLLGKNHKDIKKFEDNNIAIQELLQGGAAAVVADNTVVEEYVKNNSDQKLKVVEDSSSFEQEFYGFMFPKGSKLKAEFDQALNTLYDNGTYVEIYEKWFGVEPNLETLKEQQ
- a CDS encoding amino acid ABC transporter permease, with protein sequence MTFRWDIIIEYLPYLLQGTLLTIGLSLGSIILGSVLGLFIGLGRIISNKILSSLFYCYITIFRGTPLLVQIFLIHFGVVPLFAGETNAVIAGVIALSLNAAAYIAEIFRAGIQSIDRGQMEGARSLGMTHSQAMRYIILPQAFKRMVPPLGNEFIVLLKDSSLLSVIAAPELMYWGRAMGGQYFKVWEPYLASAFIYLVLTITLSSLLNLLERRLKTV
- a CDS encoding amino acid ABC transporter ATP-binding protein, encoding MIKVENLKKSFGHNVVLKDINVKVKPQEVVVVIGPSGSGKSTFLRCINQLETITSGNIYIEGVDTTDKKVDINKVRIEVGMVFQHFNLFPHKTVLENIMLAPLKVRRVSKDQAAQNARELLKKVGLAEKENAYPDSLSGGQKQRVAIARALAMQPKIMLFDEPTSALDPEMVGEVLEVMKQLAMEGMTMVVVTHEMGFAKEVGDRVIFMDEGLIVEENIPKELFKNPQQERTKSFLSKVL